DNA from Evansella sp. LMS18:
CAGGATGTCTTCTGTCTCCGGGTCCAGATCTCCGTAATCCCTGTCGGAAAAGATATCCTTCATCCTATTTTCTGTTTCTGTTGGTTGGGTTTCGCTGGTGTTATTGCCAGTTGTCGGAGTGTCACTCGTAAAGCTAATAAAATCCCACGGTCTGAAGAGGAGAGCAAGGATGAGTAAAAGTGCGCCAACCATTAGAAAAGTCGTCCCGTTGTTCCTGGCTGCTGTCCGCCTTCGCGCCATAAGTCATCACCCCTTTTTGAAAAATATGTAAGTTACTATCAGTCTATCAACGGTGAAGGAGGGTTGTAAAGGGGAGGGGATGATGCGGTTCATCAGGACTTGTGCGTAAGCTCATTGGAGTCGTGCGAATCACCCGGGAAGTTGTGCGAATGGCCATGGGAAATGAACGAATAGTGGTTCGAGTTGTGCAAATAGCAGGGACCTGTGCGAATCACCCGGGGAAATGAACGAATAGGAGGTTAAAACGTGCGATTAACTAAGGGCGGAGCAAATAATTTTTTGGAAAGAGGATTTTTATTAATTAGAGTTGGTGATTTTCGCAGGTTTCGCGTGATAATATCATTGTTTGGCGTGATAACTATACGATTTGGCGCGATAACTGCTGAGTTTGGCGTGATAACCCATTGATTCGGCGTGATACAGCTTCACAACGTTGAGCCAATCAACGAAACTAGCTGATCAATCAACGAAAAACAATATTCAATGAACGAAAACAGGCAATCAATCAACGAACCCGCTGCAAATCCACCTTCCCCAAAAACCGGCAGTAAATTAATCAGCTTTCCCTCCCTGCGTGAAACCTGCTAAACTTAATTAAAATCGATTAAAGGAAATTTACAGAAAAAGGACGTCTATTAAATATGTATAACTGCGGTCTTGTATTAGAAGGGGGAGGGATGAAGGGACTCTATACTGCAGGGGTTCTGGAGTACTTCCTTGAGAATGATATATTTTTCAGCTATGTAAGCGGCGTTTCCGCCGGGGCGTGCATGGGTGCATCCTATGTGTCGAGGCAGAAGGGACGGAACAAAGAGGTGAACGTAGGCCTGGCAAGCGACCCCCGCTTTCTGTCCTGGCGTAACCTTATTTTTAAAAGAGAGCTGTTCGGTATGGATTTCCTATTTGATGAAATACCAAATAAGCTCGTTCCGTTTGATTACGAAGCGTTTCAGGAGTCGGAAGAGCGCTTTCTCGTCGCAACGATGGACTGCCAGACGGGAGAGGCCCGCTACTATGATAAAGAGAAGCACGGGAGGGACATACTGAAAATCATCCGGGCTTCTAGCTCCCTGCCTTTTATTGCAGCTCCTGTGGAATATGAGGGGAGGATGCTCCTGGACGGCGGACTGGTTGATCCGGTCCCTGTTAAAAAATCGATTGAAGATGGGAATGAAAAAAATATAGTAGTGCTGACAAAAGGGGAAAATAAACGTCTCGAACCTGGAAGAACTTCAGGTCTTATGAGGCTGCTGTACCGAAAGTACCCGGCTGTAGCGGAGTCGTTCAGAAAGCGGCTCGTTACATATAACGAAACTCTTGCTTTCCTCGAAAAAGAACAGGAAAACGGCAATATATTTATCATCCAGCCCTCTTTGGAACTTCCAGTAAGCAGTTTTGAACGTAACGAAGCAAGGCTGCTTCGTTTGTATGACCTTGGATATAACGATGCGAAAAGTAATGCCGGCCTGCTGAAAGAATGGCTGGCATAAAAAAGCAAGGGCTGCTTGCCCTTGCTTTAACTATCGTTTCTTCAATTCACTGATGAAATTCCTGAGGGACGGCTCTTTATCTGCTAAAAATCTTTCCAGTTCCTTTTCATCTCCTTCAAAAGAGAGCTTCAACGCTTCCATCAATGATTGCTCTTCCACAGATTCCAGGTTTTCAACGAGTGGAGTCCAGTCCAGAATTTCATAGAATCGTTCTTTATTTTCCTGTGCCATCTCCAGTACTTTATTCCGTTCCGTCCCCAGGTACAGTTCCAGTGCAAGAAGATTTCCAATATACTCGTTGGATCGATCTTCTTCCATTACTTCATGGAATAAGCTGCGGGCTTCCTCCAGTTCACCGAGCCTTGTTAAGGTTATCCCGTACAAAGCTTTTACATAGTAAGATTGCTTGCCCTCAGGCACTTCTTCCTGATACCTGGAATACCACTTAGCTGTTTCCGTCCAGTCCCCGGCTGAAAAATAATACTCAATGATATGGAATAAAGTGCCTTCATCCGGAGCAAGCTCATAAAGCTTTTTCTGATATTCGATAGTTTCTTCTTCATTTTTTTCATCAAGGCCGTTAATCCTCGTGATCATCCTCAGGCTGTGGATATCATCAGCATCTGCTTTATAAAGAGCCAGTGCTTCTCTGACTTTTCCTTTCATAAGCAGGTTATCCGCTTCCGTCATCTCCCGCTCCTGCAGCTGGAAAAACGGCAGAGCTCCCATAGTTTCTTCCTTGAGGCGGTACCCATTACTCTGGCCGATGAATTCCCCATCTTCATCAAAAGCATGCACATACCAGAAATAGCTTCCGTGCACGTTTGCAAAGGCGAGGAGACTTTCCGGCTGAACGCTGTCCCACTCCTCATCACCGAATGAAAATCCTACAGTTTTTGCGTACAGATCATCAGCTTTAAATGTAATCTGTGACTCTGGTATTTCCTCCATAAATCCTACGGAGAGGGAGCCAGCACCACCATCCACCTCAATTCCTAAAAATATCGTGTAGCTGGCAGCATCAGGATAGTCCTCCCAGTCAAACGTAATCGTCTCATTCTCAAGTGTTTCA
Protein-coding regions in this window:
- a CDS encoding patatin family protein, whose translation is MYNCGLVLEGGGMKGLYTAGVLEYFLENDIFFSYVSGVSAGACMGASYVSRQKGRNKEVNVGLASDPRFLSWRNLIFKRELFGMDFLFDEIPNKLVPFDYEAFQESEERFLVATMDCQTGEARYYDKEKHGRDILKIIRASSSLPFIAAPVEYEGRMLLDGGLVDPVPVKKSIEDGNEKNIVVLTKGENKRLEPGRTSGLMRLLYRKYPAVAESFRKRLVTYNETLAFLEKEQENGNIFIIQPSLELPVSSFERNEARLLRLYDLGYNDAKSNAGLLKEWLA